From a region of the Solanum stenotomum isolate F172 chromosome 2, ASM1918654v1, whole genome shotgun sequence genome:
- the LOC125854825 gene encoding F-box protein At5g39450-like produces the protein MCGSGTTTTTMLPEVCGSSFLLSLPDDVFAIVSRSLSPRDVCNLGLCCRNLHDLAASEKVWLSQCEMFGVVPYRDVIEWRKGVCSYKALCHFLVSIKPLLGIWVHQNPELGNVVYVMPGFISAVGCRIIPQELGPLGLEDSPILWSPVFEVISDFEGSAAFFLHGRENGTDYVYPGSLKKVERTCNVLMLEVEPQQYTSGGKLFHSKSFIHPSENEASRKICRSNSGVSVSEKVTEQRATTVPFGRLAFADRRKLLDTVTNQVRQTLPDAKDAILFPRLRREEADLRENMKLLYERRLLFMQMYDGGGGFTVWKAGSELPLHPSPVGLSEFRQSLDLISGCHASQTATDHESRSRKSLAGYVKHSLKYILKKSNSINGKRDLLGKNSSGHGSKHAQLHEFLQPGDAIGLTLHASTVKLSSYRAWPNMHESKYALYKLPMRAPEVGQEYAGVWGGTFGWPPGRPSDDKPGKALFLLLLSYEESQGQKLLIATKILEGTHYVLHPNGSAMFIVNIEEPSNDPFPWCTDGHDSNPVDVKHAFMGEGIANGYGFRYPGSKPGSLFVIHDKMLAFIWKESRSVLALQRLDLQEVLSKGERIPALPPVSNFAYLTRSYSNVFANGLTSPRQNHP, from the coding sequence ATGTGCGGAAGTGGtacaactactactactatgTTGCCTGAAGTTTGTGGATCTAGCTTCCTTTTATCACTGCCTGATGACGTGTTTGCGATAGTAAGTAGATCACTTTCACCAAGGGATGTATGTAATCTTGGTTTATGCTGTAGAAACTTGCATGATTTAGCTGCCTCTGAGAAGGTTTGGCTATCGCAATGTGAAATGTTTGGGGTGGTTCCTTATCGGGACGTTATTGAATGGCGAAAGGGAGTTTGTTCCTACAAGGCGCTTTGTCACTTCCTTGTAAGCATAAAGCCTTTGCTTGGTATTTGGGTTCATCAAAATCCTGAACTCGGCAATGTTGTTTATGTTATGCCTGGTTTTATCTCCGCAGTTGGTTGTCGGATTATTCCCCAAGAACTCGGTCCATTAGGCCTTGAAGACAGTCCAATTTTGTGGTCGCCTGTATTTGAAGTCATTTCTGATTTTGAGGGTTCTGCTGCATTTTTCCTTCATGGTAGGGAGAATGGAACTGACTATGTTTATCCTGGTTCGCTCAAGAAGGTCGAGAGGACTTGCAATGTGCTTATGTTAGAGGTTGAGCCTCAGCAGTACACAAGTGGGGGTAAGTTGTTCCACAGCAAGAGTTTTATTCATCCTTCAGAGAATGAGGCATCACGGAAGATATGCAGATCCAATAGTGGGGTTTCTGTGTCAGAGAAGGTAACGGAACAGCGTGCAACAACAGTGCCCTTTGGCAGGCTTGCATTTGCTGATAGGAGAAAGTTGCTTGACACAGTTACTAACCAAGTTCGTCAAACGCTGCCAGATGCTAAAGATGCCATATTATTTCCTCGTTTGAGAAGAGAGGAGGCTGATTTACGAGAGAATATGAAACTCTTGTATGAAAGGAGATTGCTCTTTATGCAAATGTACGATGGTGGTGGCGGTTTTACTGTCTGGAAGGCTGGTTCTGAGTTGCCTTTGCATCCTTCTCCTGTTGGATTGAGTGAGTTCAGACAGAGTCTTGATCTGATAAGTGGCTGTCATGCATCACAAACTGCTACTGATCATGAGAGTCGGAGTCGGAAGTCACTGGCTGGATATGTTAAACACAGTCTAAAATATATACTCAAGAAGTCAAACTCTATCAATGGCAAACGTGATCTCCTTGGAAAGAATTCCTCTGGCCACGGAAGTAAGCATGCCCAGCTTCACGAGTTCTTGCAGCCAGGTGATGCAATAGGGCTGACATTACATGCTTCAACTGTGAAGTTATCCTCTTATCGTGCTTGGCCAAATATGCACGAAAGTAAATATGCTCTGTACAAGTTGCCTATGCGGGCACCAGAAGTGGGCCAAGAATATGCTGGTGTATGGGGAGGGACTTTTGGTTGGCCCCCGGGGAGGCCTTCTGATGATAAGCCCGGAAAAGCattgtttcttcttttgttgtCTTATGAGGAGTCCCAAGGTCAGAAGCTACTTATTGCGACCAAGATATTAGAAGGTACACATTATGTTTTGCATCCTAATGGCTCAGCTATGTTTATAGTAAATATTGAAGAGCCTTCGAATGATCCATTTCCTTGGTGCACCGATGGGCATGATTCCAACCCTGTAGATGTTAAGCATGCTTTTATGGGTGAAGGTATTGCTAACGGGTATGGTTTTCGATATCCTGGTTCAAAACCTGGTTCACTCTTTGTAATCCATGATAAAATGCTTGCTTTTATATGGAAGGAGTCCAGGTCTGTGTTGGCCTTGCAGAGGCTCGATTTGCAAGAGGTTTTGAGCAAGGGGGAAAGGATCCCTGCTCTACCTCCGGTTTCCAATTTTGCATACCTTACCAGGTCCTATTCAAATGTGTTTGCCAATGGTCTAACTTCACCAAGGCAGAATCATCCGTAG